A window of the Brassica oleracea var. oleracea cultivar TO1000 chromosome C1, BOL, whole genome shotgun sequence genome harbors these coding sequences:
- the LOC106300505 gene encoding uncharacterized protein LOC106300505, with protein sequence MQVMRRIPSGEGAEMRERSETTRVRRRSHGSALRVRQACTCSGRPGSSKCVRHGFMVPSDGSREVLRRALTPPIRRMNLRWLNFRPTPSRLCRMSSV encoded by the coding sequence ATGCAGGTTATGAGAAGGATCCCATCAGGAGAAGGCGCAGAGATGCGTGAAAGATCAGAGACGACACGGGTGAGACGTAGGAGTCACGGTTCGGCTCTGAGAGTTCGACAGGCTTGCACGTGTTCGGGACGGCCTGGCTCGTCCAAGTGCGTGAGGCATGGGTTTATGGTGCCGAGTGACGGAAGCAGAGAGGTGTTGCGAAGAGCTTTGACGCCTCCGATCCGGCGGATGAATCTCCGGTGGTTGAATTTCCGACCAACACCTAGCAGACTCTGTAGAATGTCTTCAGTTTGA
- the LOC106317911 gene encoding uncharacterized protein LOC106317911: protein MGKTAGNRDWAQIYAIYGIEQWQTLVFLLFHAFVFSLLSVLFLIYFDQICFFLDSFFLSGAARLAAGFTGAVTALSAVCLLFAAANFLYSDVPLQYEMAQRMVSSVGDWSCVKTALDLGCGRGILLNAVATQLKKTGSSGRVVGLDRSKRTTLSTLRTAKLEGVQEYVTCREGDVRTLPFGDNYFDVVVSSVFVHTVGKEHGQKSVEAAAERMRVLGEIVRVVKPGGLCVVWDLLHVPEYVRRLQELKMEDIRVSERVTAFMAASHIVSFRKPSELVAGPREVRLDWRC, encoded by the exons ATGGGTAAAACCGCCGGGAACAGAGACTGGGCTCAGATCTACGCTATATACGGTATTGAGCAATGGCAGACGCTCGTCTTCCTTCTCTTCCACGCCTTCGTCTTCTCCCTCCTCTCCGTCCTCTTCCTCATCTACTTCGACCAGATTTGCTTCTTCCTCGACTCCTTCTTCCTCTCCGGCGCCGCCAGACTAGCCGCAGGGTTCACCGGCGCAGTCACCGCTCTTTCCGCCGTGTGCCTCCTCTTCGCCGCCGCTAATTTCCTCTACTCCGACGTTCCGCTCCAGTACGAGATGGCTCAGCGCATGGTCAGCTCCGTCGGCGACTGGTCGTGCGTCAAAACGGCTCTCGATCTCGGCTGCGGACGCGGCATCCTCCTCAATGCCGTCGCTACTCAGCTCAAGAAAACCGGTAGCTCCGGTCGGGTCGTCGGGTTAGACCGGTCCAAACGCACCACTCTCTCAACTCTCCGCACCGCCAAACTCGAAG GTGTGCAAGAGTACGTGACTTGTCGGGAAGGAGACGTGAGGACGTTACCGTTTGGGGATAACTACTTCGACGTGGTGGTCTCGTCGGTGTTTGTGCACACTGTGGGGAAAGAGCACGGTCAGAAGTCGGTGGAGGCTGCGGCGGAGAGGATGAGGGTGTTAGGGGAGATAGTGAGAGTAGTTAAGCCTGGAGGCTTGTGCGTGGTGTGGGATCTCTTACACGTGCCTGAGTACGTGCGGAGACTCCAGGAGTTAAAGATGGAGGATATCCGAGTCTCTGAGCGAGTCACGGCGTTTATGGCTGCAAGCCACATCGTGTCGTTCCGTAAACCTAGCGAACTCGTCGCCGGACCACGTGAAGTCCGGCTCGATTGGAGATGCTGA